The following are encoded in a window of Clostridium thermarum genomic DNA:
- a CDS encoding sugar phosphate isomerase/epimerase family protein produces the protein MKFSVFTVGTPDYDVVETVKKLKEYGYDGVEWRVSNSVKSKPEVIPPREIWYWQYNRSTVDVDNILEEAQPVRDICEKEGIEICALATYLKTDEIDTIEKVLKAAVVMNCPKIRVNLPQYNGTVNYRDLFVKTQEEIKALEELAKKYMVKVNFEIHHGTIVPSASAAYRLVSGFDSKYIGIIYDAGNMVHEGFEQYQMGLELLGEYLDHVHIKNAAWALKDTETEGAREWQCQWSAVEKGQVNFNKLFAALKSVGYDGYLSFEDFSNDETTDVKLKRNLEFIKELLNK, from the coding sequence ATGAAGTTTTCCGTTTTCACAGTAGGTACTCCGGACTATGATGTCGTAGAAACCGTTAAGAAGCTAAAGGAATATGGCTATGATGGCGTAGAATGGAGAGTAAGCAATAGTGTAAAAAGTAAGCCGGAAGTTATCCCTCCAAGGGAGATATGGTATTGGCAATATAACAGAAGTACAGTAGATGTTGATAATATATTGGAAGAAGCGCAGCCGGTAAGGGATATATGCGAAAAGGAAGGAATTGAAATCTGTGCCTTGGCCACATATCTTAAAACTGACGAAATAGACACAATTGAGAAAGTACTAAAAGCTGCGGTTGTGATGAACTGCCCTAAGATTAGGGTAAATCTTCCCCAATATAATGGAACTGTAAACTACAGAGACCTTTTCGTTAAAACTCAGGAGGAAATTAAGGCTTTAGAGGAACTGGCAAAAAAGTACATGGTAAAAGTAAATTTTGAAATTCATCACGGTACCATTGTACCCAGTGCCAGTGCAGCCTATAGGTTAGTATCCGGCTTTGACAGCAAATACATTGGAATAATATACGATGCCGGCAATATGGTCCATGAGGGCTTTGAGCAGTATCAAATGGGCTTAGAGCTATTGGGAGAATATCTGGATCATGTTCATATAAAGAATGCGGCCTGGGCCTTGAAGGATACAGAAACTGAGGGAGCAAGGGAATGGCAGTGTCAGTGGAGCGCAGTAGAAAAGGGACAAGTTAATTTCAATAAGCTTTTTGCTGCCCTAAAGTCAGTGGGCTATGACGGATATTTGTCTTTTGAGGACTTTTCCAATGACGAAACAACTGATGTAAAGCTGAAAAGAAATTTGGAGTTCATAAAAGAGCTACTTAATAAGTAG
- a CDS encoding AraC family transcriptional regulator translates to MDNPSIYHIYNSFAFHHAIDKEHFDCSIHIHDGYEIYYLISGNVTYFIEGTAYELNPKDILLINSKELHRPQLNGNCIYERKVINFTQDFFKEFSFTDYNLFRCLDDRVSGKNNLIPAYEVMSNNLDQIIANIEKCNGKDHSQELLKKTYVAQLLIFINNIMDNKKNEILILNKNNERISYIIQFINDNLSSDLSLNTLQEKFYVTKYYLCHQFKQVTGFTLNEYITYKRIMKAREFITQDYPISEIYKLVGFSDYSNFFKAFKKANGISPRDYKKMASK, encoded by the coding sequence TTGGATAATCCCTCCATATATCATATATATAACAGTTTTGCTTTCCATCATGCTATCGATAAAGAGCACTTTGATTGTTCTATCCATATCCATGACGGCTATGAGATCTATTACCTTATATCCGGTAATGTTACCTACTTTATAGAAGGTACAGCCTATGAACTGAACCCCAAGGATATACTGCTGATCAACTCCAAGGAACTTCACAGACCCCAGCTTAACGGCAATTGCATATACGAAAGAAAAGTTATAAATTTTACACAGGACTTTTTCAAGGAATTCAGCTTCACCGATTACAATTTATTTAGGTGTCTGGATGATAGGGTCTCAGGAAAAAATAACCTTATACCAGCCTATGAAGTCATGTCCAATAATCTCGATCAAATAATTGCTAATATTGAAAAATGCAACGGCAAAGATCATTCACAGGAGTTATTAAAAAAGACCTATGTAGCTCAGCTTCTTATTTTTATAAACAATATTATGGACAATAAGAAGAATGAGATCCTGATTTTAAATAAGAATAATGAAAGAATCAGCTATATTATACAATTTATAAATGACAATCTTTCTTCAGACCTCTCCTTAAATACTTTACAGGAGAAATTTTATGTAACAAAATATTATCTGTGTCATCAGTTTAAGCAGGTAACTGGTTTTACTTTGAATGAGTATATAACCTATAAGCGGATTATGAAGGCCAGAGAGTTTATAACCCAGGATTACCCAATTTCAGAGATTTATAAATTAGTGGGCTTCAGCGACTATTCCAACTTTTTTAAAGCCTTTAAGAAGGCCAATGGAATTTCACCAAGAGATTATAAAAAAATGGCATCAAAATAG
- a CDS encoding deoxynucleoside kinase codes for MIKDSGVHKDGVIVIDGVVGVGKSTLMNILAEMGHIPFSEPVVNNPILEKFYYDRARWSFSLQIFFLNKRFQYIKEAVAMGNAVMDRSIYGDAIFAKLLNSNGEMSDDEFSLYMELLSNMLEHVQAPKLMIYLETSVDHAMQKIKKRGRDYEQVVEREYWERLNAEYTAYFENYDISPILKINVDNLDFENNPEDKAYVLGLIEEKLAEIDGRMAS; via the coding sequence ATGATAAAGGATTCAGGCGTACATAAAGATGGTGTTATAGTAATTGATGGTGTGGTAGGTGTAGGTAAGTCTACACTGATGAACATATTAGCGGAGATGGGACATATACCTTTTTCTGAACCGGTAGTAAATAATCCAATATTAGAGAAATTTTATTATGATAGGGCCAGATGGAGTTTTTCTCTTCAAATATTCTTCTTGAACAAACGTTTTCAATATATTAAAGAAGCTGTTGCAATGGGGAATGCGGTAATGGACCGTTCCATATATGGTGATGCCATATTTGCAAAGCTCTTAAATTCCAACGGAGAAATGAGCGATGATGAATTTTCCCTATATATGGAGCTCTTATCTAACATGCTGGAGCATGTACAAGCTCCCAAGCTTATGATTTATCTTGAAACCAGCGTAGACCACGCCATGCAGAAGATTAAAAAACGTGGAAGAGATTATGAGCAAGTAGTTGAAAGAGAGTATTGGGAAAGACTTAATGCTGAGTATACTGCTTACTTTGAAAACTACGATATTTCACCCATTCTTAAGATCAATGTAGATAACCTTGATTTCGAAAATAATCCGGAAGATAAGGCCTATGTATTGGGCTTGATAGAAGAAAAGCTTGCCGAAATAGATGGCAGAATGGCTAGTTAA
- a CDS encoding IS30 family transposase: protein MAKFKHFTLEERVSIEIMLKASLSFKAIARELDRDCTTISKEVKNHIMYKRTGSYGRPFNNCIHRLTCNHTYLCEKSHCRIRRCRFCSDCSKFCSDYKAYTCDLLSKPPYVCNGCASLTKCTLEKAIYNASYAHDEYVLRRSESRSGITISEDEIKRLDKIITPLIQRGQSIHHICVNNRDLIMHSEKSIYNYIDYNLFSTKNIDLPRKVVYRPRKKLKNHFKVDKSYRIGRTYQDFLEFMKENPDTPVVEMDSVEGTKGGKVLLTIHFVDSQFMLAFIRDANTSRSVIDIFENLYLELGPDTFLKLFPVILTDNGSEFTNPKAIEFDRQGNRITRIFYCDPSAPYQKGAAENNHELIRRIVPKGQSFNSFQQKDISLMMSHINSYSRKKLNDQSPYSVFSFLYGAKTLAKLDSELIKPNEIIMNPSLLKY from the coding sequence ATGGCTAAATTCAAACACTTTACGTTAGAGGAAAGAGTCTCTATTGAAATAATGCTTAAAGCCTCCCTTTCTTTCAAAGCAATAGCCCGAGAGCTTGATCGAGATTGTACAACCATTTCCAAAGAGGTTAAAAATCATATCATGTACAAGCGAACAGGTTCTTACGGTAGACCTTTTAACAACTGTATTCATCGTTTAACTTGCAACCATACATATCTATGTGAGAAATCACATTGTAGAATTCGACGCTGTCGCTTTTGTTCAGATTGTTCAAAATTCTGTTCTGATTACAAAGCATATACTTGTGACTTACTCTCTAAGCCACCTTATGTGTGCAATGGATGTGCTAGCCTTACAAAATGTACTCTGGAGAAAGCAATCTATAATGCTTCCTATGCCCATGATGAATATGTACTTCGTCGTTCTGAGTCACGAAGCGGCATAACTATTTCTGAGGACGAGATTAAACGTCTTGATAAAATCATAACCCCACTCATTCAAAGAGGTCAATCTATACACCATATCTGCGTTAATAACAGAGACCTTATCATGCATAGTGAAAAATCAATCTACAACTATATTGATTACAATCTTTTCTCCACAAAAAATATTGACCTTCCAAGAAAAGTTGTTTATCGTCCAAGAAAAAAGCTTAAAAATCATTTTAAAGTGGATAAGTCCTACAGAATTGGACGCACATATCAGGATTTTCTTGAATTCATGAAGGAAAATCCTGATACTCCAGTAGTTGAAATGGATTCTGTTGAAGGTACTAAAGGTGGTAAGGTGTTGCTCACTATCCATTTCGTTGATTCTCAGTTTATGCTTGCTTTTATTAGGGATGCAAACACTTCACGTTCCGTCATAGATATTTTCGAAAATCTTTATTTGGAACTGGGGCCTGACACTTTTCTAAAACTATTTCCTGTCATTCTAACTGACAACGGCAGTGAGTTTACAAATCCAAAGGCTATCGAGTTTGATAGGCAGGGAAACCGCATAACACGCATCTTCTACTGCGACCCTTCAGCGCCATATCAGAAAGGTGCTGCAGAAAACAACCATGAATTGATCCGGAGAATTGTTCCTAAAGGCCAGAGCTTCAACTCATTTCAACAGAAGGATATCTCATTGATGATGAGTCACATTAATTCTTATTCAAGAAAAAAGCTGAATGACCAGTCTCCATACTCGGTATTCAGCTTCCTTTACGGCGCTAAAACGCTCGCAAAGTTGGATTCAGAACTCATCAAACCAAATGAGATTATCATGAATCCGAGTTTATTAAAATATTAA
- a CDS encoding MFS transporter produces the protein MLKGYKEYFHLPKAVYFLVAAKTINGLGNFIMPLLTLILTEKIGLSSSQAGFYILILNVSFVPGLLLGGRLVDTFGRKKVIVIFHSLAAIIFLSCGFINPSMLIVYLLILGSAMLAASLPAYDALIADLTNSHTRKRAFSLMFMGHNLGFSIAPVLGGFLFKNYLYLVFIIDAITTLISVLLVLFFIPDIRHHQEQHKSKKEHGEDKKKLNVVEFLLSRPVVLVFAGLLFFYNFSYSQWAFTLPIHMVSLFPEEGPKYYGMLEGMNGLLILLFTPVITKFTLKTMPTKVIATGGLFYAVSFAILIVTRLLPMFFVVVIIMTMGEMMVTVNNNTFISSVTPPQYRGRVSAIFQIIYGAGFAAGPFIMGKALDYITTNDVWVIITAVIGTAALLLFVLSRRLKKKGIENHY, from the coding sequence ATGTTAAAAGGGTATAAGGAATATTTTCATTTACCAAAGGCAGTATATTTTCTGGTAGCGGCTAAGACCATCAACGGACTTGGAAACTTTATAATGCCTCTGCTGACACTTATTCTCACGGAAAAAATCGGACTCAGCAGTTCACAGGCAGGTTTTTATATTCTTATACTGAATGTAAGCTTTGTTCCGGGGCTGTTGCTGGGAGGAAGGCTGGTAGACACCTTTGGACGCAAAAAGGTAATAGTAATATTTCACAGCCTGGCAGCGATAATATTTTTAAGCTGTGGTTTTATAAATCCTTCAATGTTGATCGTATACCTGCTGATTTTGGGTTCCGCTATGTTGGCAGCATCCCTGCCGGCCTATGATGCACTTATAGCAGACTTAACTAACTCTCATACCAGAAAAAGGGCCTTTTCCCTTATGTTCATGGGCCACAATTTAGGCTTTTCCATTGCGCCGGTGTTAGGAGGCTTTCTCTTTAAAAACTATCTCTATTTAGTATTTATTATAGATGCCATTACAACCCTGATATCAGTTTTGCTCGTACTGTTTTTTATTCCGGATATACGCCATCATCAGGAACAGCATAAGAGTAAGAAAGAACATGGTGAGGATAAAAAGAAGCTGAATGTAGTGGAATTCCTATTGAGCAGGCCGGTGGTCTTAGTATTTGCGGGCCTGTTGTTCTTCTATAATTTTTCATACTCTCAGTGGGCCTTCACCCTGCCAATTCATATGGTATCCCTGTTCCCGGAAGAGGGACCAAAGTATTATGGAATGCTGGAGGGTATGAATGGCTTATTGATATTATTATTTACACCGGTAATAACAAAGTTTACTCTTAAGACTATGCCTACCAAGGTTATAGCAACTGGAGGTTTATTTTATGCAGTATCCTTTGCAATACTGATAGTAACAAGGCTACTGCCCATGTTCTTTGTTGTGGTTATAATCATGACCATGGGAGAGATGATGGTCACTGTTAACAACAATACCTTCATCTCCAGTGTAACTCCTCCTCAGTATAGAGGCAGGGTCAGTGCCATATTCCAAATTATCTATGGTGCAGGCTTTGCTGCGGGACCCTTCATAATGGGAAAGGCCCTGGACTATATAACCACAAATGACGTATGGGTTATAATAACTGCAGTTATCGGCACTGCTGCCCTGCTCCTATTTGTATTGAGCAGAAGACTGAAAAAGAAGGGAATTGAGAATCATTATTGA
- a CDS encoding plasmid pRiA4b ORF-3 family protein, with product MEHKIIEYCNETESIKRIFDLYKKEFLENYNLLSAKEKKPVKKALPYIYRMWYYSALMDDTPLSPANFINMQIKEKYGQDTVIVPIARPVYKRKALVDFEQEFVVFSVENHPVLKDLKMFLNTCLPDIGVDENGFILEDERDEFIDLLTFREIFYVTFLTNISYELGLLRKLPSIGVHRAAAVAENVRKFFQMSSEDQLKKIVEAVLVIASKHMCEAFPINRSTFSVSALRKLIRDAVDLNEYLNGIMDKYNLNIDMGELENIDMDKLDEMDEEDLPQGSVISLAIRMELSFALDAYIATPLGYYLQVLQPIYIYVYDASYYFYELYSAEVNQVPLIKLFFLMPNGFDLTVLGHKVLLDGIKPKNEFQTLEEKIDFQQAYKDICDYQNEETALDEERDNFSEEEILNAFFEQFAPKRRGKNNKDALNVEPEKNEEVITEKNTAYIFKVKKVNNKRKFITVAVKGTQSFEDLVDAIRNKYDLEWGHLYSFFMNNKPYDRDYEIPCPYDREASTNTEKVKLHQVKLYKSQRFLFIYDFGEDITFEIEFVGTEPLQKDMSYPAVIPNKKA from the coding sequence ATGGAACATAAGATTATTGAATACTGTAATGAAACGGAAAGTATTAAAAGGATATTTGATCTTTATAAAAAAGAATTTCTGGAGAACTATAACCTTCTTTCAGCAAAAGAGAAAAAGCCTGTAAAAAAGGCATTGCCATATATATACCGAATGTGGTACTATTCTGCCTTAATGGATGATACGCCGCTTTCACCGGCAAACTTTATCAACATGCAGATAAAAGAAAAGTATGGCCAGGACACAGTGATTGTGCCCATAGCAAGGCCTGTTTATAAGCGAAAGGCTTTGGTAGACTTTGAACAGGAATTTGTAGTTTTTAGTGTGGAAAACCATCCTGTGCTTAAGGACCTGAAAATGTTTTTGAATACTTGCCTGCCGGATATCGGCGTGGATGAAAATGGTTTTATCCTTGAGGATGAAAGAGACGAATTTATTGATTTGCTTACCTTTAGAGAAATTTTTTATGTAACTTTCTTAACTAATATCTCCTATGAGTTAGGACTGCTGAGGAAGCTACCTTCCATAGGAGTACATAGAGCTGCCGCAGTGGCGGAAAATGTAAGGAAATTCTTCCAAATGTCCAGTGAAGACCAGCTGAAAAAAATAGTGGAAGCTGTATTAGTTATTGCATCAAAGCATATGTGTGAGGCTTTTCCTATAAACAGAAGTACCTTCAGTGTTTCAGCTTTAAGAAAGCTTATAAGAGATGCTGTGGACCTTAATGAGTACCTTAACGGTATTATGGATAAGTATAATTTAAACATAGATATGGGCGAATTAGAAAACATAGATATGGATAAGCTGGATGAAATGGACGAAGAAGACCTTCCCCAAGGATCCGTGATTTCCCTTGCCATTAGGATGGAGCTGTCCTTTGCCCTGGATGCTTATATAGCTACTCCTTTGGGCTACTACCTGCAAGTACTTCAGCCAATATATATATACGTCTATGATGCATCCTACTATTTCTACGAGTTATACAGCGCAGAAGTGAATCAGGTCCCCTTAATAAAACTATTCTTCCTAATGCCAAACGGGTTTGATCTCACAGTACTGGGACATAAGGTACTCCTGGACGGAATTAAGCCCAAAAATGAATTTCAAACCTTAGAAGAAAAGATAGACTTCCAGCAGGCCTATAAGGATATCTGTGACTATCAGAATGAAGAAACAGCCCTAGACGAAGAACGGGATAATTTTTCAGAAGAGGAAATACTGAATGCCTTTTTTGAGCAATTTGCACCTAAGAGAAGAGGCAAAAATAATAAAGATGCGTTGAATGTTGAACCTGAAAAGAATGAAGAAGTGATAACGGAGAAGAATACAGCCTATATATTTAAGGTGAAAAAGGTCAATAACAAACGTAAATTTATCACTGTGGCAGTTAAGGGAACTCAGAGTTTTGAAGATTTGGTGGATGCAATCAGAAACAAATATGACCTGGAGTGGGGACACTTATATTCCTTCTTTATGAATAATAAGCCCTATGACAGGGATTATGAGATTCCCTGTCCCTATGACCGCGAGGCCAGTACAAACACTGAAAAGGTAAAACTCCACCAAGTTAAGCTATATAAATCTCAAAGATTTTTGTTCATCTATGATTTTGGTGAGGATATAACCTTTGAAATCGAGTTTGTAGGTACTGAGCCACTGCAGAAGGATATGTCTTATCCGGCAGTAATACCCAACAAAAAGGCATAG
- a CDS encoding MarR family winged helix-turn-helix transcriptional regulator: MDKNDLTRDYDILSLDNQLCFSAYAVSRAITKIYRPLLEELGITYPQYLVMLVLWENNAVTLKEMGNKLFLDSGTLTPLLKRLESLGLLQRERSSKDERVLNVTITEKGLALREKALNIPQGILNAINIDLQELADLKHRLDNLLSKINDK, translated from the coding sequence ATGGATAAAAATGACTTAACAAGAGATTATGATATATTGAGCTTAGATAACCAGTTATGTTTTTCTGCCTACGCAGTTTCAAGAGCTATAACAAAAATTTATCGACCTCTCTTGGAGGAACTTGGCATAACCTACCCCCAATACCTTGTGATGCTCGTACTTTGGGAAAATAACGCTGTAACCCTGAAGGAAATGGGTAATAAGCTTTTCTTAGATTCCGGCACCTTGACCCCTTTATTAAAGAGACTAGAATCCTTAGGCCTGCTGCAAAGGGAACGTTCCAGCAAAGACGAAAGAGTTTTGAACGTAACCATAACAGAAAAGGGGCTTGCTTTAAGAGAAAAGGCCCTAAATATACCCCAGGGAATTTTAAACGCCATTAATATCGACCTTCAGGAATTGGCAGACTTGAAGCATCGCTTGGACAATTTATTAAGCAAAATAAACGACAAATAG
- a CDS encoding glutathione peroxidase, which translates to MGIYDFTAVTLEGEEISLSKYKGKVLLIVNTASNCGFTPQYKELQELYEKLGNEKFEILGFPCNQFGNQEPGSSSDIQNFCQLNYGVDFQMFEKIDVNGENAHPLYKYLTEQKKGFLTGSIKWNFTKFLIDKEGNIIDRFAPTTSPLKIEKAIAELINK; encoded by the coding sequence ATGGGTATTTATGATTTTACAGCAGTGACCTTAGAAGGGGAAGAAATCAGCTTAAGCAAGTATAAGGGAAAGGTACTCTTAATAGTTAACACAGCCAGTAATTGCGGATTTACCCCGCAGTATAAGGAACTTCAAGAGCTTTATGAGAAGCTGGGAAATGAAAAATTTGAGATTCTGGGTTTCCCCTGCAATCAGTTTGGTAATCAGGAACCGGGCAGCAGCAGTGACATACAGAATTTCTGCCAATTAAATTATGGTGTGGATTTTCAAATGTTTGAAAAGATTGATGTGAATGGGGAGAATGCTCACCCACTGTATAAGTATCTTACAGAGCAAAAGAAGGGGTTCCTTACCGGAAGTATAAAATGGAATTTCACAAAATTTTTAATTGATAAAGAGGGAAATATAATAGATAGATTTGCACCTACTACATCACCACTAAAGATTGAAAAAGCTATAGCGGAACTTATAAACAAATAA
- the msrA gene encoding peptide-methionine (S)-S-oxide reductase MsrA, translating to MKKIVLAGGCFWGVEAFLSGIKGVIETKVGYANGRVANPTYEMVCQQNTGFAETCYVEYDESQLPLEKLLEEYWRIVDPTVLNRQGPDVGSQYRTGIYYTDESDLNIILKSVAEEQKKYEKKIVTEVKPLENFYVAEEYHQKYLQKNPNGYCHIPRELLESH from the coding sequence ATGAAGAAAATTGTTCTTGCAGGAGGTTGCTTCTGGGGAGTAGAAGCTTTTTTGAGCGGGATTAAGGGAGTTATTGAGACAAAGGTTGGCTATGCTAACGGCAGAGTAGCAAATCCAACTTATGAGATGGTATGCCAGCAGAACACCGGCTTTGCGGAAACTTGTTATGTAGAGTATGATGAAAGTCAATTGCCTTTGGAAAAGCTGCTGGAGGAGTATTGGAGAATAGTAGATCCCACTGTGCTGAACAGGCAGGGCCCTGATGTTGGCAGCCAGTACAGAACCGGAATATACTATACCGATGAAAGCGATTTAAACATAATTTTAAAGTCAGTAGCTGAGGAACAGAAAAAGTATGAGAAAAAGATAGTGACAGAAGTAAAACCGTTGGAAAATTTCTATGTTGCTGAGGAATATCATCAAAAGTATCTGCAAAAGAACCCTAATGGTTACTGCCACATACCTAGAGAGCTGCTGGAAAGCCATTAA
- a CDS encoding FAD-dependent oxidoreductase, translating into MANIPNFSKSLWMDTVKLPDYPGLKEDITVDTVVIGGGITGISTAYMLQKEGLKVALLEANKVLAGTTGHTTAKVTIQHDLIYDKLKNQFSEEFARLYGESNSAGLQFIRDIIKEKNIDCDFVAQNSYVYTQSDDYIQKIQDEVKTAQQLGLKATYLEKVPLPFDIKCAVCFEDQAMFHPLRYLAALCRLINEKDQCIYENTRALDIEQDASGDKKLIVIAENEVKVYCDYAVIASHFPFFDGFGMYFMRMYAQKSYAMAIKTKKGFEEGMFINAEQPTRSLRYTPFNGEKLVIVGGEHHNTGQDANTMVHFENLRDFAEQTYGINEILFRWSTQDLMTLDDLPYIGRLTTGKQNVFVATGYKKWGMTTGTMAGLLIKDLILKKQSPWEELYTPSRFKSDPSLKNLAKEGAMIAKEFIKGKLKAASQTLEDLQPDAGKVIDIDGNKVGVYKNSEGRTYMVDTTCTHMGCEVQWNSAERSWDCPCHGSRFDVDGHVIEGPALKPLKQLD; encoded by the coding sequence GTGGCAAATATACCTAACTTTTCAAAGAGTCTATGGATGGATACTGTAAAGTTGCCGGACTATCCAGGCTTAAAAGAGGATATCACTGTGGATACTGTGGTAATTGGCGGAGGAATAACCGGTATAAGCACAGCTTATATGCTGCAAAAGGAAGGCTTAAAGGTAGCACTGCTGGAGGCAAACAAGGTACTGGCAGGCACCACCGGGCATACCACTGCAAAGGTTACTATACAGCATGACCTTATATATGATAAGCTAAAGAATCAGTTCAGTGAGGAATTTGCCAGGCTCTATGGCGAATCTAACAGTGCAGGTTTACAGTTCATACGGGATATAATAAAAGAAAAGAATATAGATTGTGATTTTGTAGCTCAAAATTCCTATGTATATACCCAGTCTGATGATTACATACAAAAGATACAAGATGAAGTAAAAACAGCTCAACAGCTTGGCTTAAAAGCTACATATCTGGAAAAGGTGCCCCTGCCCTTTGATATAAAGTGTGCTGTATGCTTTGAGGACCAAGCCATGTTTCACCCTCTAAGGTATCTCGCTGCCCTGTGCAGGCTCATAAACGAAAAAGACCAATGTATATATGAAAATACCAGGGCCCTGGATATTGAGCAGGATGCTTCAGGAGATAAAAAACTCATTGTAATTGCAGAAAATGAAGTTAAAGTTTATTGTGACTATGCTGTAATTGCAAGCCATTTCCCTTTTTTTGATGGGTTTGGAATGTACTTCATGAGAATGTATGCTCAGAAGTCCTATGCCATGGCTATAAAAACAAAGAAGGGCTTTGAAGAAGGTATGTTTATAAATGCGGAACAGCCTACAAGATCCTTAAGGTATACTCCCTTTAATGGGGAAAAGCTTGTAATAGTAGGCGGAGAACACCACAATACAGGGCAGGATGCCAATACAATGGTGCATTTTGAGAACTTAAGAGATTTTGCAGAACAGACCTATGGAATTAATGAGATACTGTTCCGCTGGTCCACTCAAGACCTGATGACTTTGGATGACCTGCCTTACATAGGTCGCTTAACTACAGGAAAGCAAAATGTTTTTGTGGCTACCGGTTATAAAAAGTGGGGGATGACTACGGGTACAATGGCAGGCCTTTTAATTAAGGATTTGATCCTGAAAAAGCAAAGTCCTTGGGAGGAACTTTATACGCCTTCAAGATTCAAATCAGACCCTTCACTTAAAAACCTGGCAAAAGAAGGTGCCATGATAGCAAAGGAGTTTATTAAGGGCAAGCTAAAGGCCGCCTCACAGACCTTGGAGGATTTACAGCCTGATGCTGGCAAGGTTATAGATATCGATGGCAATAAGGTAGGTGTATATAAGAACAGTGAGGGCAGGACTTACATGGTTGATACCACCTGTACACATATGGGCTGTGAAGTGCAGTGGAACAGTGCTGAAAGAAGCTGGGATTGTCCTTGCCACGGGTCTAGATTTGATGTAGATGGTCATGTAATAGAAGGCCCTGCTCTTAAGCCGCTTAAACAGCTTGATTAG
- a CDS encoding alpha-amylase family glycosyl hydrolase, which yields MALDTSKNLRNAIIYSVYVRNYGKNGKFIDVENDLQRVKDLGTDIIWFLPIHPIGELNRKGIKGSPYAIRDYREVNPEYGTLEDFKRLVDKIHQYGMKAMMDIVYNHTSPDSYLVKNRPEYFYKKPDGKIGNKVGDWSDIVDLDYNNKDLWRYQIETLKYWVQMGVDGFRCDVAPLVPIQFWMQAREEIKKIKPDFIWLAESVEASFILELRKGGFIAHSDSEMYNAFDICYDYDVHKYFKGYLMGEYTLKEYIEKVAQQEYISRQLC from the coding sequence ATGGCTTTGGACACATCGAAGAATTTGAGAAATGCAATAATTTATTCTGTATATGTGAGAAATTACGGAAAGAACGGCAAATTTATTGATGTGGAAAATGATCTGCAGAGGGTAAAGGACCTTGGTACAGATATAATCTGGTTTCTGCCAATCCATCCTATAGGGGAATTAAACAGGAAGGGCATTAAGGGGTCCCCATATGCTATTAGGGATTACAGAGAAGTAAATCCTGAGTACGGCACCTTGGAGGACTTTAAAAGGTTGGTTGACAAGATTCATCAATATGGTATGAAGGCTATGATGGACATAGTATATAACCATACCTCGCCTGATTCCTATCTTGTGAAGAACAGGCCGGAATATTTCTATAAGAAACCTGATGGAAAAATTGGAAACAAAGTGGGAGACTGGAGTGACATTGTTGACTTAGATTACAACAACAAGGATTTGTGGAGATACCAGATAGAAACTTTGAAATACTGGGTTCAGATGGGAGTGGATGGCTTTAGGTGCGATGTAGCCCCCTTAGTACCAATCCAGTTCTGGATGCAGGCCAGAGAAGAAATTAAGAAAATTAAACCGGACTTCATATGGCTGGCGGAAAGCGTGGAAGCTAGCTTTATATTGGAACTTAGAAAAGGCGGTTTTATAGCTCATTCAGACAGTGAGATGTACAATGCCTTTGATATCTGCTACGATTACGATGTACATAAATACTTCAAAGGCTACCTCATGGGTGAATATACCCTTAAAGAATATATAGAAAAGGTGGCCCAGCAGGAGTATATATCCAGACAACTATGTTAA